The Flammeovirga yaeyamensis genome segment CGACCGTGGAGGTTTACAAGTAGGTGAGGATGTCTATTTTGTAAATGTGACTAACTGGGGTAGAGATGTTCACCAAGTATTCGGAGAGTATTTTGATAAAATTGAAGAGGTCGATCGAGTGGAAGTGACTCGTGGTGGCAACTTGATGCGTTATGCTTACCTATATCGTTTACGCGGATATAAAGGAAATTATCCTTTCCCAGATCCGTTCGAAAAACATCATCATTTGACAAACTAAGAAGAGATTATGGAGCCGTTTGAGTGGGAGAGATCATTATTTTTATTTTTTAACGGGATGCATAATCCGGCATCAGATAGTTTTTTCTGGTGGCTGACTACACCGGTAAATTCTTGGCCGTTATATGTCTTTTTGTTGATGTTTTCGTACATCAAATTTGGATGGAAAAATACATTGATCACTTTGATAGGTTTAGGAATCGCAATTGGATTGGCGGATGCAATCGCTTCTCAAATCATTAAAAAATTAATTCAGAGGCCACGACCTTCTCATGATCCTGTCATAGAACATTTAGTACATACGTTACATGGCTATAAAGGTGGGGCTTATGGTTTTGTGTCTTCACACGCTTCTACTTCTATGGCGATTGCTCTATTCTTCTATAACGCTTGGAAGAAACGTTTCCCTTGGGCTGTCTTATTATTTGTATGGACCATTGTATATTCTTACAGTCGTATCGCAGTGGGAGTTCATTTTGTGGGTGATATTATCGGTGGGTGGTTAGTAGGCTTATTAGCATATTGGCTATCAATAAAGATTATGGCATTTGCTTCGACAAAGATACCTTGGTTAAAGAAGAACTCTTAAATTTAATAAGGAGACAGTAAAGGATCGTACGATATGATATGAACTATCTGTTGGGTAGGATTTAATTCTTTATCATAATTGATCATAGAAATATTTATTGGATACTTTTCCTCATTAAAAATACTTCTGTAGGTGATTCTTGTAGAATCGGATGCCACAAAGAAATTGGTATTCAAAGTAGGTTTAGTGAGATCGGTGACTAAATGTTTTGTCAGTTTATAGTCTTCTATATTGTCTAAAGTGAGGAATTGAGTGAAGTTAGTCGTTCCGTAGATCATCGAATTTCCAAATTCTAAGTATTCGAAAGTAGTATTAAGTGAAGAACTGAACAATTCATTTTCTAGAATTGTATTGTATGTTTTCACTCCTTTCAGGGTACCCTCTTCATAGGTATAAAAATAAGTTTTCCCTTCTTTGAAGTTTTGAATTCTATAAGGCAGGGCAACTTGCTCAGAATTTTGAATGTTTAGATAATCAATTCCGTCCTTGGTAATTGTAGTCGTATTTCCTGAGTAGCTGAATAAATATTGATGAAGTTCATTGGCATCTCCATCTAATACTTTTATTGATTCAAAGGTTAATGAATTGTCTACATAATCAAGTACTAAAATTCTTATGTTATCTTCCTGATCATATTGAATGATATCGGAAAATCTAAAGAAGTCATCGTTATAGAAAAATTCTATTCTTTTTAAATCAGAAGCTTCAGGTTCTTTAATAATGTACTCCAGATCTACAGTGTATACGTTTTCGAAAACTTCAATCCCATTATCTTGTTCATCGTCTTCTTGGTCGAAAATCCCACAAGATGAAAAAACGCTACAAAAGAGTACGATAAATAATTGATTATAATTCTTCAAAATGCTCATAAACTTTAAGTTCTTTCATCATTAATCCTCCAGCAACTACACTTGTAATTGGAGCGATAATACCTCCCAATATAGGAATCATAGCCAATAGACCACCACCCAACCCAATAGAGGTCGACATCTTTTTATTTCGCTGTATGTACTGCTTACTTTTATCGACATCGATGTTCCAATATTCAAAATAGTTGTCCATTATCCCAAAACCAAGATAATAACTATTGATTGCTATAGAAATCGCCATAAAAACAATTCCAATCACAGGAATAAAGGTAAGTGGTAATAGGATCAAAGAATAGCACAAACTTTTTAAGGCATTTGGAATACTTACTTTAAAAAATAGGGAAGACATTCGTTTGATATCGAAACGATCGTCCACTTCTTGGTGGTAAGAGATCTTTAAAACCTTTTGAGTCAGTGTATCTTGAATGGGAACTGTAAAGGCACTTAAAATTACTGGGTAAACAAAGATACCTGTAATCATAATAGGTAGGCCTACAAAAAGGAAGAGTACCCAATACATAAGACTGTCTATGGTTGCAGGTTCTAAGCTAGTAATTGATGCCTTCCATTCTTTTATAAAATTGAAGTTTGAAATGGCATCAATTGTCGTGTTCCC includes the following:
- a CDS encoding phosphatase PAP2 family protein, which gives rise to MEPFEWERSLFLFFNGMHNPASDSFFWWLTTPVNSWPLYVFLLMFSYIKFGWKNTLITLIGLGIAIGLADAIASQIIKKLIQRPRPSHDPVIEHLVHTLHGYKGGAYGFVSSHASTSMAIALFFYNAWKKRFPWAVLLFVWTIVYSYSRIAVGVHFVGDIIGGWLVGLLAYWLSIKIMAFASTKIPWLKKNS
- a CDS encoding EI24 domain-containing protein; this translates as MNTKLSYFKAASLSMKHYYNALVYINKNGLRKYYLYTSIFAIILFSLIFCASLYLGNTTIDAISNFNFIKEWKASITSLEPATIDSLMYWVLFLFVGLPIMITGIFVYPVILSAFTVPIQDTLTQKVLKISYHQEVDDRFDIKRMSSLFFKVSIPNALKSLCYSLILLPLTFIPVIGIVFMAISIAINSYYLGFGIMDNYFEYWNIDVDKSKQYIQRNKKMSTSIGLGGGLLAMIPILGGIIAPITSVVAGGLMMKELKVYEHFEEL